cagcagcgGGGCCCGGgcgcctgggtcccctccccATACCCCCAGCAGCCGGGGGAGGGGTGTAGGCATCCaattcgggggggggggggtgtcctaTTCCCCCGCGCCCCCGTCACCCTCTCCCCCGCCCGAACGCCTGGGTGCTCCCACCCCGGTGtggggggggtgcggggtggggggtcagGATCCGGCCGggcgcctgggtccccccggGGTCTTCCCCGGGGTCCGGTTCAGGCTGGAGTCGCTCAAGCGCTGGAATGGGGAGGGGGTGGTTTGGTGCGAGAAGGGGGTGCAGGTGCTGCTCACCACGGTGGGCGCCTTCGCCGCCTTCGGCCTCATGACCATCGCCATCGGCACCGACTACTGGCTCTACGCCCGCGCCTTCATCTGCAACACCAGCAACATCTCCGGCGAGGACGCGGCCCATCGCGACCGTCGCGACCCCGGCGGGTTGACCCACTCCGGCCTCTGGCGGATCTGCTGCCTCGAAGGTGGGTGGAGGGGGCGGCGCGGTCggggtcggggtggggggggggggagctcaCGGCCCCGCGGCACCATCGGGGGAAGCTCGCGGCCCCACGGCACCGTCGGGGGGAAGCTCGCGGCCCCACGGCACCGTCGGGGGAAGCTCCTGGTGTTGGGGGGACCTGTAGccccgtccctgtccccacggtgtccccatccccatccccgacccacggtgtccccacggtgtccccacggtgtccccgtccccgacccacggtgtccccacggcgtccccacggtgtccccgtccccgacccacggtgtccccacggtgtccccatccctgtccccgacccacggtgtccccacggtgtccccacggtgtccccacggtgtccccacggtgtccccacggtgtccccgtgtccccgcaGGCCTGAAGCGGGGGCTGTGCCTGAAGATCAACCACTTCCCCGAGGACATGGAGTACGACCACGACAGCGCCGAGTACCTGCTCCGTGAGTCACCGCGGCAACCGCCCCACCATTGCCATGGCAACCGCCCCACCATTGCCATGGCAACCGCCCCGGTGTCACCCCAGCAACCGCCCCACCATTGCCATGGCAACCGCCCCGGTGTCACCCCAGCAACCGCCCCACCATTGCCATGGCAACCGCCCCGGTGTCACCCCAGCAACCGCCCCACCATTGCCATGGCAACCGCCCCGGTGTCACCCCGGCAACCGCCCCACCATTGCCATGGCAACCGCCCCACCATTGCCATGGCAACCGCCCCACCATTGCCATGGCAACCGCCCCACCATTGCCATGGCAACCGCCCCGGTGTCACCCCAGCAACCGCCCCACCATTGCCATGGCAACCGCCCCACCATTGCCATGGCAACCGCCCTGGTGTCACCCCAGCAACCGCCCCACCATTGCCATGGCAACCGCCCCACCATTGCCATGGCAACCGCCCCAGTGTCACCCCAGCAACCGCCCCACCATTGCCATGGCAACCGCCCCACCATTGCCATGGCAACCGCCCCACCATTGCCATGGCAACCGCCCCGGTGTCACCCCGGCAACCGCCCCACCATTGCCATGGCAACCGCCCCACCATTGCCATGGCAACCGCCCCGCTGTCACCATGACAACCGCCCTGCCGTTGCCACGGCAACCGCCTTGGCATCACCCCACCGACATCCCAGGTGTTATCCTGGCGTTGCCCTGGCAACCGCTGGGGTATCGCCATGGCaaccgccccccaccccccccccccagcccgggcATCCTCACGGTGATGCCTTGACAACCGGCTTGGCGTCGCCGCGGCAACCGCCCCGTGCCGCTCCCATGGCAACCGAGCCTCTGGCCACGCCCCCTAGCAACGGGGCTCCCCTGGAAGCCCCGCCCATAGCAACAGGGCGGGGCTCCCAGCAACGGCGACGCCGTGGCAACGCCCCTCCCCTAGCAACGGGGATGctgggggcggggtggggtgcCAGGGTTCTGTCCTCTGATTGGCTGCTGGCCTGGGGGGGACGGCTGCGTTCTGATTGGCTGCTCTGCTAGGAAATCTGTCCTGCTGATTGGCTGATGGTCTACCTACAGGGAGCACATGCCCAGCTCTGATTGGCTGTGGCTCCAGGCAGGGGGTTTGATTGGTTGGAGGGTCAGGGCTCCCTGCACCCCTATTGGCTGGCGGTGGCAGTGGACCTGGGGATCCTGTGCTCTGATTGgctgctctcctcccctccttaaGAAATTCTCCTTTCCAATTGGTTGCTGGTCTCAGAACCACAGGAGCCTCTGTGCTCTGATTGGCTCCTGATCgcagtcctcctttctcctcattGGTTCCCACCCTCAAAGAGCTCTCCTCTGATTGGCTAATGCCTCTAAGGGCTCCCTTTGGCTGGATCCCTATGGGGCTCGCAGGCGCTGATTGGCTGCAGTCTGGGGAGCTCCCATTGGCTGGTGCTGGTGGATCTCAGCGTACCCGTGGTCTCTGATTGCCTGGGGGCTGATGGATCCCAGGGTGCTCGTGGGGCTCTGATTGGTTGCCAGCCCAGAGCTCTCATTGGTCAGGGCTGACAGACCCCACGCTATTCATGCGCTCTGATTGGATGCCAGCACCAGGGCTCCCATTGGCTGGGGCTGACAGATCCCACACTATTCGTGAGCTCCGATTGGCCATCTACCTAACAGCCTCCCATTGGCCGGGGCTGACAGATCCCACAGCGCTCGTGGGCTCTGATTGGCTGCCAGCCCCGGGGACTCCCATTGGCCGGCTCTAACGAGGGGGCGGGCTCCCGCAGGGGTGGTCCGGGCCTCCAGCATCTTCCCGATCCTGAGCGccgtcctgctgctgctggggggggtCTGCGTGGCCGCCAGCCGCCTGCGCCGCGCCCGCACCAGCCTCGTCCTGGGCGCCGGCATCCTCTTCGTCGCTGCCGGTCAGTGGCGGGGGGTCCCCCGGGTCCCCCAGTCTCTTGGGGAGACCCAATCCCAGCCAGAACCCCTTGGGTGGTCCCCTGGGTCCCCCAGTCTCTTGGGGAGACCCAATCCCAGCCAGAACCCCTTGGGTGGTCCCCTGGGTCCCCCAGTCTCTTGGGGAGGGATCCCCAATCCCAGCCAGGACCCCTTGAGGTGtcccctgggtgccctgggtCCACTGGTCTCTTGGGGAGGGGTCCCCGATCCCAGCCAGGACACCTTGGGGTGTCCCCCCCAATCCCAGCAGGATCCCTTGGGGGTCCCCTGGGTCCCCCTGTATCTTGGGGAGGGGTCCCCGACCCCAGCCAGAACACCTTGGGGGGTCCCCTGGGTCCCCCAGTCTCTTGGGGAGGGGTCCCCAGTCCCAGCCAGGACACCTTTGGGGGGTCTCCTGggtcccccacatcccccagtCTCTTGGGGAGGGGTCCCTGATCCCAGCCAGGATCCCTCAGAGGGTGCCCCCAATCCCAGCAGGATCCCTGGGGGGGGCTAGGGGGTCCCCAAGATCCCAGGGGGTGGGTGTGTCCCCTCGATCCCAAGAGGCTCCATTGGGGGGGCCCAATCCCTGCCTGGGGGATGCTGTTGGAGGGGGGGACCCTGATCCCAGGGGGTTCcgttggggggagggggggcaggggggtcccCGGGATTGTGGGAGGAGCCAttgggggggcgctggggggacCCCTGGGGGGCGCGacctggagctgcagccctgaATGGGCCCTGtggcccctgcctgcccctcgtCCCCTGCCCCTCGTCCCCTGCCCCTCGtcccctgcctctccctcgCCCCCTGTCCCTCATCCCCGGTGTGTCCCCTGTCCCATTGTCCCCTGTCCTTCATCCCATCCCtcatcccctgcctgtcccttgTTCCCCATCCCTTGTTCCCTGTCCTTCATCCCCTTGTCCTTCATCCCCCGTCGCTTGTCCCCTGGCCTTCATCCCTCGCCCttcatcccttcatccccttgTCCCCTGCCCTTCATCCCTCGCCCttcatcccttcatccccttgTCCCCTGCCCTTCATCCCTCGCCCttcatcccttcatccccttgTCCCCTGCCCTTCATCCCCCGCCCttcatcccttcatccccttgtcccctgcccttcatcccttcatccccttgTCCCCTGCCCTTCATCCCTCGCCCttcatcccttcatccccttgTCCCCTGCCCTTCATCCCTCGCCCttcatcccttcatccccttgTCCCCTGCCCTTCATCCCTCGCCCttcatcccttcatccccttgTCCCCTGCCCTTCATCCCTCGCCCttcatcccttcatccccttgTCCCCTGCCCTTCATCCCTCGCCCttcatcccttcatccccttgTCCCCTGCCCTTCATCCCTCGCCCttcatcccttcatccccttgTCCCATCCTTCATCCCTCGCCCTTCGTCCCTTCATCCCCTTGTCCCATCCTTCATCCCTCGCACTTCGTCCCTTCATCCCCTTGTCCCATCCTTCATCCCTCGCCCTTCGTCCCTTCATCCCCTTGTCCCATCCTTCATCCCTCGCCCttcatcccttcatccccttgTCCCCTGCCCTTCATCCCTCGCCCttcatcccttcatccccttgTCCCATCCTTCATCCCTCGCCCTTCGTCCCTTCATCCCCTTGTCCCATCCTTCATCCCTCGCCCttcatcccttcatccccttgTCCCATCCTTCATCCCTCGCCCTTCGTCCCTTCATCCCCTTGTCCCATCCTTCATCCCTCGCCCttcatcccttcatccccttgTCCCATCCTTCATCCCTCGCCCTTCGTCCCTTCATCCCCTTGTCCCATCCTTCATCCCTCGCCCttcatcccttcatccccttgTCCCCTGCCCTTCATCCCTCGCCCttcatcccttcatccccttgTCCCATCCTTCATCCCTCGCCCTTCGTCCCTTCATCCCCTTGTCCCATCCTTCATCCCTCGCCCttcatcccttcatccccttgTCCCATCCTTCATCCCTCGCCCTTCGTCCCTTCATCCCCTTGTCCCATCCTTCATCCCTCACCCTTCGTCCCTTCATCCCCTTGTCCCCTGCCCTTCATCCCTCGCCCttcatcccttcatccccttgTCCCATCCTTCATCCCTCGCCCttcatcccttcatccccttgTCCCCTGCCCTTCATCCCTCGCCCttcatcccttcatccccttgTCCCATCCTTCATCCCTCGCCCTTCGTCCCTTCATCCCCTTGTCCCATCCTTCATCCCTCGCCCTTCGTCCCTTCATCCCCTTGTCCCCTGCCCTTCATCCCTCGCCCttcatcccttcatccccttgTCCCATCCTTCATCCCTCGCCCttcatcccttcatccccttgTCCCCTGCCCTTCATCCCTCGCCCttcatcccttcatccccttgTCCCCTGCCCTTCATCCCTCGCCCTTCGTCCCTTCATCCCCTTGTCCCATCCTTCATCCCTCGCCCttcatcccttcatccccttgTCCCCTGCCCTTCATCCCTCGCCCTTCATCCCCTTGTCCCCTGCCCTTCATCCCTCGCCCttcatcccttcatccccttgTCCCCTGCCCTTCATCCCTCGCCCttcatcccttcatccccttgTCCCATCCTTCATCCCTCGCCCTTCATCCCCTTGTCCCCTGCCCTTCATCCCTCGCCCttcatcccttcatccccttgTCCCCTGCCCTTCATCCCTCGCCCttcatcccttcatccccttgTCCCCTGCCCTTCATCCCTCGCCCttcatcccttcatccccttgTCCCCTGCCCTTCATCCCTCGCCCttcatcccttcatccccttgTCCCCTGCCCTTCATCCCTCGCCCttcatcccttcatccccttgTCCCCTGCCCTTCATCCCTCGCCCttcatcccttcatccccttgTCCCTCACCGGtctccccctcacccccccggccccccctcgcccccccacccccacaggcCTCAGCAACATCATCGGGGTGATCGTCTACATCTCGGCCAACGCGGGGGACCCGGGGACGAAGCGGGACGAGGACAAGAAGAGCCATTACTCCTACGGCTGGTCCTTCTATTTCGGGGGGCTCTCGTTCATCCTGGCCGAGGCCATCGGCGTCCTGGCCGTCAACCTCTACATCGAGCGCCACCGCAAAgcccggggggggcccgggggggggccgggaccccctcctcccccccctcccccccgcgtccccccggGTCCCCGTCCTCGACCCCGACGACGATCCCGGTCCAGTTCGCGCTCCAGCGAACCGGGACGGTCGCGGgatgcctcccctccccccccgccgcccctccccccgcccgggaaatccggggggggccccccccccgccgatATCTCCATGTACACCCTATCGCGGGAGGGAccccccgggccgcccccccccggcacccccggaccCCCCTTTTTGCAGTTGCATAACGCCTTTGGGAAGGACCCCCCCGGGGGCCCCCCCGACAGCGCCTCGGGGACCAGCACCCTCAACCGCAAGACCACCCCCGTCTAGGGGCACCCCGGGACCCCCTCgggaccccccagcacccactcgGGGACCAGCACCCCCAACCGCAAGACCACCCCCGTCTAGGGGCACCCCGGGACCCCCTCgggaccccccagcacccactcgGGGACCAGCACCCCCAACCGCAAGACCACCCCCGTCTAGGGGCACCCTGGGACCCCCACgggaccccccagcacccactcgGGGACCAGCACCCCCAACCACAAGACCACCACCCATCTAGGGGcaccctgggacccccccaggaccccccagacccctcttGGGGACCAGCACCCCCAACCACAAGAACCCCCCCACCTAGGGGACCCTCCCAGGACCCCGGGACCCCCCTGGGGACCAGCACCCTCAGTTGCAAGACCACCCCCATTTAGTCGCACCCCGGGAccccctgggcacccccagacaccccttggggacccccccgggcACCCAAATCCTGCCAGGCCCCCCCCGGGGACCGACAGCAAGAGCAGCCCCACTTGGGGGACCCCCCCGACCCTCCcggctgccccagctcctgcgCTCTTCAgcctcatcttcctcctgccttcctcatcctcaccttcctcctgccttcctcctcttcctcctctcctcttcctcctctcctcttcctcctcccctcctcatcctcccctcctcatcctcccctTTATCCTGCCTTCCTCATacccctgctctcctcctcatcttcctcctcccctcctctttttcctcctcaccTTCTTCCTGacttcatcctcatcctcacccTGATCCTCCTGCTCTCCTCACCTTCTTCCTGTCCTCATCATCCTCAccttcttccccccctcttcatcttcctcctcgCTTCCTCATCCTCACCTTCATCCTGCCTTTCTCAtcctcctgcttcctcctcccctcctcttgccttcctcctcaccctcctccttcttcatcCTCACCCTCCACCTGCcctcttcatcttcctcctgccgtcattctcctcctcctcctcgccttcctcctgccctcttcatcttcctcctcactTCCTCACCCACACCTTCATCCTACCTTCCTCAtcctcctgctctcctccccgTCCTCCCGCCCTCTTCATCTTCCTCACTTCCTCATCCTCACCTTCATCCTgccttcctcatcctcctcctcctcttcctcctcaccttCTCGCcctcttcatcttcctcctcccctcctcctcctccccccttatcctcaccttcctccttccctcttcctcctcctcctccccttcctcccctcctcctcctcctccccacccccccggcccTCTCGCGGGTGGGGGGGATTTAGGGGGTCCCCATTGGGGATGGGCGGATTTgggggcgccccccccccccgatccATCAAGGGCTAAACTCCCCCCAGTTCCAAGCCCCCCCCTCAGGGGCCCCGCCCAAggggccccccaaaacccccgtCTCTTGGGGGACTCCTGAAACCGCCATCTCTTTGGAGGGGCCCCCTGAAACCGCTCTCTCTTGGGGGGGCCCAAATCCACCATCTCTTtgggggacccccaaaacccctgtCTCTtgggggacccccaaaaccaccTTTACTTGGGGGGGCCCCAAACCCACCATTTCTTGTAgaggggggcccaaaactgctgtctctgggggggggggtggcccTGAAACCACCATTtcttgggggggggtccccaaaacCGCCATCTCTTGGGGGGCGGTCCCCAAAACTGCTGTCTCTtgagggacccccccccaaaccatcGTCACTTTtgccccatccccccccccccgctcccttttggggggtccccagggacacccccaccccccgcacagccctgggggggtccctgtgccttagggggggctgggggggggcagagggaccccccccgggTCATCCCCCCGCAACCCTCCCTGGCCAGTATCAAACCAGTAGCTCCCAGTTCCCTGGTCTGTATGGGACCGGTAACGCCCAGTCCTGTGGGTACGGTCAGACCAGTACGGCCCAGTTCCCTGGGGTGTATCAGACCAGTATGGCCCAGTTTGATCAACAGTGTCACACCAGTACGGCCCAGTTCCCTGGGGTATGTCAGACCAGTATGGCCCAGTTTGATCAACAGTGTCAGACCAGTATGGCCCAGTTCCCTGGGCTGTGTCAGACCAGTACGGCCCAGTTTGATCAACAGTGTCAGACCAGTATGGCCCAGTTCCCTGGGGTATGTCAGGCCAGTATGGCCCAGTTTGATCAACAGTATCAGACCAGTATGGCCCAGTTTGATCAACAGTGTCAGACCAGTATGGCCCAGTTCCCTGGGGTACGTCAGACCAGTATGGCCCAGTTTGATCAACAGTGTCAGACCAGTATGGCCCAGTTTGATCAACAGTGTTGGACCAGTACAGCCCAGCCCCCCGGGCAGTGTTGGCCCAGTACGGCCCAGTTCAGTGAGCAGTGTCAGACCAGTATGGCCCAGTTCCCTGGGCAGCGTCGCACCAGTACAGCCCAGTCTCCAGGCAGTGCCATGCCAacagctcccagtgctcccagtatcCCCCGGGccggctgcagagctgggctctccTGTGCAGTCTCAGCCCAGTTGCTCCCAGTAACCACCCAGttgctcccagctccctgcccaaGCCCCTCCCGGTCCCCACCCAGTCACTCCCAGTCTCCCCCAACTGGTCCCAGTCCCCCCCATCGCTCCCAGTTGCTCCCAGTTCCCCCCCCATcgctcccagtgcctcccagttcccccccatcgctcccagtgcctcccccgCCTGGCCCCATTAACGAATGTTGgttaattggggggggggggaaccgtGGGAGCTCCCCCTCCCGGGCCGGGtgccccaggccccgccccttgTACAGCCCCGCCCCTTGTACAGCCCCGCCCCTTGTACAGCCCCGCCCCGCGAAAAGGgccccgcccccttccccaacaggccccgccccctgtaCAGCGCCGGGCGCCGCCCCCCGGGGAcacggccccgccccctgccccacccccccaccccccgcatgGATTTTTACGAAAATTTcgctctttaaaataaaattgaatctCTGGAAATGGAgtgggggggggccgggggggatgggggggatcggggggggccgggggggggctcggggcgATGGCCTGGTTGCCATAGTGAGGggtattggggggggggggggtgtcaccccGTGGGACAGGCCTGGCGTCGCCATGGCAacgcggggtggggtgggtgggtgtggcCCTGGGCTGTTGCCATGGCAACCCTGAGGGACTCTCGGGTGACCTCATATcatccccccccgcccgcggcaAACCCCGCCCTGCAGGCCATCCCGCCCTCCCAATGGCTGTTAGGCCTGTCGGTCATGGAGAGAGGCGGGGCTAGACGCCCCGCTTTCCTTATTGCTCTGCCCCGCCTTAAAAAGGTGGTTGTGACCGCTCATTGGTCAGCCTGGCTGCCTATCACCCAATTCGGGGCTGTCCGGCCTCTCATTGGCCACCGCCTGCCGCAAATCATCACGCCGCGGCGGGCTGCGTCCTAGCGTCCGCTCCCATTGGAGTGTGGGCCCGCCCCTCAGGCTGGCGGCCGCTTATTGGCCGAGGCGGCGGGGCTAGGGCGGGCCTTggcggggcgggcgccgccGCGGTGGAGGGCGGAGGAGACGAGAGGAGCGGACGGagcagccccggcccggcgcgaGCGGCCGCCATGGAGGACGGAGTCTATGGTAGGCCCTgagggggcggggagggggggacgaGGTGGGTCCCGtttgcccccctccccggggtggggtggggtggggtgggggggggggaaggagggggcgCTACGGTGGCCGCGTGGGGCCAAGTGCGAGGGGGAGGGTGCGGGATGTGGTCACGTGATGGGCCCGCGGCGTTACCGGGGGCGTGGTCACGTGACAAGGCCTCACCacttccgccccccccccgcagggCGGGGGCCACAGTGAGTCAAACCATCcaatggcgggggggggggtgggggggggggtgtttgtgGATGTGAATTGCCCAGGCCACGCCCCCTTTGCCCCCGAGTCCACGCCCCCTTTGCCCCCGAGTCCACGCCCCCTTTGCCCCCGAGTCCACGCCCCCTTTGCCCCCGAGTCCACGCCCCCTTATGGTCTACCCCTTCATTTAATGGTGTGGGGGCGGGGTTAGGGCCAAGCGGGGGCGGGGTTAGGGCCAAGCAGGGGCGGGGTTAGGGCCAAGCGGGGGCGGGGTTAGGGCCAAGCGGGGGCGGGGTTAGGGCCAAGGGCTCATGACTATGAGCTGTGTTCTGGGgcaggctgtggggtggggCGGGGTCTCCAGGGAGGGGGTGTGgccaggggcagggggcggggccatgacccacccccaccccctgggggaccccccagtgccccccgaCCTGACGGCGGAGGAGCGGCTGGAGCTGGAGAGCATCCGGCGGCgcaagcaggagctgctgggggagATCCAGCGCCTGCGGGAGGAGCTGAGCGAGGCCATGAGCGAGGTCGAGGGGCTGGAGGCCAACGAGGGCAGGTACCCCCCGAACAACCCCCCCAAATACCCCACTGACACCCCCAAATTCCCCCCCAAGCCTCCCAAataccccccagcaccccaaaccctgccctCGAGCCCCCCCTGAGCGAGGTCAAGGGGCTGGAGGCCAACGAGGGCAGGTACCCCCCAGAtacacccccagcaccccaaaacaccccctTATACCCCTAAATAACCCCCTGAGGCTCCCAAGTACCCCTccaggacccccaaaacccGCCTGAGGTGCCCAAATACCTCTTCCACAGCCCATAAATACCCCTCCAGGACCCCCAAATAGCCCCCTGAGACTCCAGAACCCCTCCCAGGGCCCCCAAATACCCCTCCAGGACCCCCAAATAGCCCCCTGAGACTCCAGAACCCCTCCCAGGGCCCCCAAATACCCCTCCAGGACCCCCAAATAGTCCCCTGAGACTCCAGAACCCCTCCCAGGGCCCCAAAATACCCCTCCAGGACCCCCAAATAGCCCCCTGATGCCCACCAGTACACCCCTGGACCCCCACATacccccccaaaacaccagATCCCCCTTCAGGGCTCTCAAATATTTCCCTGGACCCTCAAATATCACCTCTGGGACCCCAGACCCACCCTGCCCAGGCCGCCCCAAATACCCTCCTGAGACCCCCAAATAACTCCCCTGGGACCTCAGAAACCCCCCCAGACACCTTTGAGACCCAGAAACTCCTCTGGAGCCCCAAAGACCCCAAGTACCTCCACTGTAACCCCAGAAACCCCCCAAGGATCCTCAAATAATCCCCCCAAGACCCCAGAACCCCCCAGGACCCTCAAATACCTCCCTgagaccccccaaaacccctccagGGCCCCCAGATATCCCCCCCGAacaccccccaggacccccaaacaCCTGCCTGGGTCCCCTGTACACAGAGACCCCCCTTCACCCACCATGATGTACCCGTCTAGGCATGGGggaaccccccaccccctaacCCCGAGACCCCAGGACCCCACCTCTGGTGCATGGGGTGGGCCCAAAACACCTTGAGGTCCCCCCCAAAATCCACCCCAGGGTCCCTAAatacgcccccccccccccgacgaCACCAAGTACCCCCCACCCCGAGGGGTTTTGGGTCTTTCTTAGAGCCCAGGGCACCCCCAGAGCTACCCTCTGACTCTGGGGTCCCCGCAAAAATACCCCCAACCTCAGTttaagccccccccccccccaacctcaGTTTAagcccccccccatctcagTTTAACGCTCCCTAAGCTTAGTTTAAGCCCCCCAACCTCAGTTTAACCCCCCCACCTCAGTTTAACCCTCTCTAAGCATAGTTTAAGCCCCCCCCACCTCAGTTTAACGCTCCCTAAGCTTAGTTTAAGCCCCCCCCAACCTCAGTTTAACCCCCCCACCTCAGTTTAACCCTCCCTAAGCTTAGTTTAAACCCCCCCCAACCTCAGTTTAGCCCCCCCTAACCTCAGTTTAACCCCTCCCCCGCTCCAGCAAAACCCTCCAGAGGAACCGAAAGATGGGGATGGGCCGCAAGAAATTCAACATGGACCCCAAAAAGGTGAGGGGGCTCCCGGGCGCCTGGGTCCCCCGGGTGGctccgcccctccccccgccgggggtgggggtcccgggcGCCTGGGTCCCCCGGGTGGctccgcccctccccccgccgggggtgggggtcccgggcGCCTGGgtccctggggtttttttttgtgtgttttttttttttaattttttctttattttgttctttttttggggggtgggtttgCAGGGGATCCAGTTCTGGTGGAGAACGAGCTGCTGCGGCACACGGCCGAGGACATCGCCCGCTTCCTCTACAAGGGCGAGGGCTCAACAAGACGGCCATCGGCGACTACCTGGGGAGAGTggggcggggcctcggggaaggggcggggcctcggggaaggggcggggcctcgggaaggggcggggcctcGGAGAAGGGGCGGGGCCTCGGAGAaggggcggggcctcggggaaggggcggggcctcggggaGGTGGGGCGGGGCATCGGGGGGGgcctcctggggagggggggcaggggtggggggg
The window above is part of the Phalacrocorax carbo unplaced genomic scaffold, bPhaCar2.1 SCAFFOLD_249, whole genome shotgun sequence genome. Proteins encoded here:
- the LOC135310997 gene encoding voltage-dependent calcium channel gamma-8 subunit-like → MTIAIGTDYWLYARAFICNTSNISGEDAAHRDRRDPGGLTHSGLWRICCLEGLKRGLCLKINHFPEDMEYDHDSAEYLLRVVRASSIFPILSAVLLLLGGVCVAASRLRRARTSLVLGAGILFVAAGLSNIIGVIVYISANAGDPGTKRDEDKKSHYSYGWSFYFGGLSFILAEAIGVLAVNLYIERHRKARGGPGGGPGPPPPPPPPRVPPGPRPRPRRRSRSSSRSSEPGRSRDASPPPPPPLPPPGKSGGGPPPADISMYTLSREGPPGPPPPGTPGPPFLQLHNAFGKDPPGGPPDSASGTSTLNRKTTPV